A single window of Hippocampus zosterae strain Florida chromosome 15, ASM2543408v3, whole genome shotgun sequence DNA harbors:
- the crfb16 gene encoding cytokine receptor family member B16: protein MKTTTIFSTLLIQVHLVCYVWSVLPPPGHVTMDSVNMKHVLKWRPPPTPCSTPFLYSVQFQGEFEVTVLDGIWVDSLECQDMTRTHCDQTLDLGSDSDYNIRVRARCASQTSEWAQLSPPFNRRDTLLMVPQMTVSAVGDALLVSFEQALLTASIVVEVWKHGNAPGQARVFTVPAAERLLHVADLQDRSLYCVRARVLMKVQLLSQDTQEQCVRVAGPHAPWKSPTTAVLTLLLMVGVAFSAVWCVVQCRTRRAYCRNFQKEPLPHSLLHDGTATIMPDELKEEVCVDVRVVSKDQRLLPGHNAHV, encoded by the exons ATGAAGACCACCACCATCTTCTCTACTCTGCTCATCCAAGTTCACCTTGTTTGCT acGTTTGGAGTGTGCTCCCCCCACCGGGTCACGTAACCATGGATTCAGTCAACATGAAACACGTGCTAAAGTGGCGCCCCCCTCCGACACCATGCAGCACGCCATTTCTTTACTCGGTGCAGTTCCAAGG CGAGTTCGAGGTGACGGTCCTGGACGGCATCTGGGTGGATTCTCTCGAGTGTCAGGACATGACGCGCACGCATTGCGACCAGACTTTAGACTTGGGCTCCGACTCGGACTACAACATCCGCGTGCGAGCGCGCTGCGCCTCCCAGACGTCGGAGTGGGCGCAACTATCACCCCCGTTCAACAGGAGGGACA CCTTGTTGATGGTGCCCCAGATGACGGTGTCAGCGGTGGGGGACGCCCTCTTGGTATCCTTTGAGCAGGCTCTGCTCACGGCATCCATCGTGGTGGAGGTGTGGAAGCACGGCAACGCCCCGGGCCAG GCTCGCGTCTTTACCGTTCCGGCCGCGGAGAGACTGCTGCATGTCGCTGACCTGCAAGACAGGTCGTTGTACTGCGTGCGGGCGCGCGTATTGATGAAAGTACAACTGCTCAGCCAAGACACCCAAGAGCAATGCGTGCGTGTTGCAG GTCCCCACGCCCCCTGGAAGAGCCCCACCACGGCCGTGCTGACGCTGCTCCTCATGGTGGGCGTCGCCTTCTCCGCCGTCTGGTGCGTCGTGCAATGCCGCACGCGCCGGGCGTACTGTCGCAACTTCCAAAAGGAGCCGCTGCCGCACTCGCTG CTCCATGACGGGACGGCGACCATCATGCCGGATGAACTCAAAGAGGAGGTGTGCGTCGACGTACGGGTGGTGTCCAAGGACCAGCGCCTTCTACCGGGCCACAACGCTCATGTTTGA
- the slc39a6 gene encoding zinc transporter ZIP6 isoform X3, whose amino-acid sequence MWQEASRAIVVLTVVLATAAALSDVSVVPECGGSSGRVPSAVVDAQLAERSQKRHLKVLFDRYGENGTISLAGLNRLLQSVGLDRIRSVAAQHHHHHHHHHDDEEDSHETHSETPIERQRRSVDDHTAADAASTLLGDAGLVSDGQMSLAGNHTQDENHQHDDHDHEHLECQNASSLLSSHGMRQEGGVSQSDLVLLCPALLHQIDAGACILHQGDDHHDHDHHDDHGESSKSITTAWLGGFLSITVISLLSLLGVVLMPLMNKVFFKYLLSFLVALAVGTLSGDAFLHLIPHSQAGHQHSEHDAHDGEDLDGMWKGLTALGGVYFMFLIEHFLTLGKMYKERKKKEKKNKANLEKPLALKASEDVEHNGAGLFVERPNEDGVAEEEQVMLKKSSTEVEVARGYSAEDCENKCHSHFHDTVGQADSLHHHHHDYHHILHHHHSQNHHPHSHTHSYPQHHFQQAGVATLAWMVIMGDGLHNFSDGLAIGAAFSEGLSSGLSTSVAVFCHELPHELGDFAVLLKAGMTVRQAVLYNMLSATTAYLGMVTGILIGHYADNICMWIFALTAGLFMYVALVDMMPEMLHNDGGEGGFSHCGYFLLQNAGILLGFGIMLIIAVLEHRIQLDFHF is encoded by the exons ATGTGGCAGGAGGCGAGCCGGGCCATCGTGGTCCTGACGGTCGTCCTGGCAACAGCGGCGGCGCTGTCGGATGTCTCGGTCGTACCTGAATGCGGTGGCAGCAGTGGCCGCGTCCCGTCGGCGGTGGTCGACGCACAGCTGGCCGAGCGGAGTCAGAAGAGACACCTGAAGGTGCTCTTCGACAG gtatggTGAAAATGGGACCATCTCCCTGGCGGGCCTGAACCGCCTGCTGCAAAGCGTGGGCTTGGACCGCATCAGGAGCGTGGCGGcgcagcaccaccaccaccaccatcatcaccacgacgacgaggaggattCACATGAGACCCACTCCGAGACCCCAATCGAGAGGCAACGGCGAAGCGTGGATGACCACACCGCAGCCGACGCCGCCAGCACGCTACTCGGCGATGCCGGATTGGTCAGCGACGGTCAGATGAGCCTTGCGGGAAATCACACGCAGGATGAAAACCATCAACATGACGACCACGACCATGAGCATCTTGAG TGTCAGAACGCATCCAGCCTCTTATCATCGCACGGCATGAGGCAGGAAGGTGGGGTGAGCCAGAGCGACTTGGTCTTACTTTGCCCGGCGCTCCTGCACCAGATTGACGCCGGCGCCTGCATCCTCCACCAAGGCGACG ACCATCACGACCACGATCACCACGACGACCACGGCGAGAGCAGCAAAAGCATCACAACAG CGTGGTTGGGTGGCTTCCTGTCCATCACGGTCATCAGCTTGCTGTCGCTTCTGGGCGTGGTGCTCATGCCCCTCATGAACAAAGTCTTCTTCAAGTACCTGCTCAGCTTCCTGGTTGCGCTGGCCGTGGGCACGCTCAGCGGCGATGCCTTTCTGCACCTCATCCCCCAC TCTCAGGCTGGACACCAACATTCCGAGCATGACGCGCACGACGGGGAGGACCTGGACGGCATGTGGAAGGGTCTGACGGCTCTGGGCGGCGTCTACTTTATGTTTCTCATCGAGCACTTCTTGACGCTGGGAAAGATGTATaaggaaaggaagaagaag gagaagaagaacaagGCAAACCTGGAAAAGCCGCTGGCCCTCAAGGCAAGCGAGG ACGTGGAACACAACGGCGCCGGGTTGTTTGTCGAGCGCCCCAACGAGGATGGCGTGGCCGAGGAGGAGCAGGTAATGCTGAAGAAGTCGTCGACGGAGGTGGAGGTGGCTCGGGGCTACTCGGCGGAGGACTGCGAGAACAAATGCCACTCGCACTTCCACGACACGGTGGGCCAGGCGGACAGcctgcaccatcaccaccacgaCTACCACCACATCCTCCATCACCACCACTCCCAGAACCACCACCCGCACAGCCACACGCACTCGTACCCGCAGCACCACTTCCAGCAAGCCGGTGTGGCCACGCTGGCCTGGATGGTCATCATGGGCGACGGCCTGCACAACTTCAGTGACGGCCTGGCCATCG GCGCCGCTTTCAGCGAGGGGTTGTCCAGCGGCCTGAGCACATCTGTGGCCGTTTTCTGCCACGAGCTTCCTCACGAGTTAG GCGACTTTGCCGTGCTGCTGAAGGCGGGCATGACGGTGCGGCAGGCCGTCCTCTACAACATGCTGTCGGCCACCACGGCCTACCTGGGCATGGTGACGGGCATCCTGATCGGCCACTACGCCGACAACATCTGCATGTGGATCTTCGCGCTTACCGCCGGCCTCTTCATGTATGTGGCGCTCGTGGACATG ATGCCGGAGATGTTGCACAAcgacggcggcgagggcggcttcAGCCACTGCGGCTACTTCCTGCTACAGAACGCCGGCATCCTGCTGGGCTTCGGCATCATGCTCATCATTGCCGTCCTCGAGCACCGCATCCAGCTGGACTTCCACTTCTAG